The bacterium genomic sequence GGGGTAAACAATAATAAGGTACTCTTTATGAAAAACATTATAGTTCTTGGTAGTACTGGCACAGTAGGTAAAAACGTTCTTGAAGTAGTCAAAGAACGGGCTTCTGAATGGAAAGTTTTAGGCATTGCTTGCCGTAACAATAAAGATATGTTTGCTGAACAGATACAAGAGTTCAAGCCAGAATTTGCTTATATTCAAGATATAGATAA encodes the following:
- a CDS encoding 1-deoxy-D-xylulose-5-phosphate reductoisomerase translates to MKNIIVLGSTGTVGKNVLEVVKERASEWKVLGIACRNNKDMFAEQIQEFKPEFAYIQDID